One segment of Chelmon rostratus isolate fCheRos1 chromosome 17, fCheRos1.pri, whole genome shotgun sequence DNA contains the following:
- the nmt1a gene encoding glycylpeptide N-tetradecanoyltransferase 1: MADENETAPMPEKEDVEDHGHCSDCENEEHHFDDGDRGLGDDTGAKKKKKKQKKKKKSGATEAVQDPLAKVNSLPADKLQEIQKAIELFSVGQGPAKTMEEATRRSYQFWDTQPVPKLGETVTSHGSIEPDKDNIREEPYSLPQGFSWDTLDLGNPAVLKELYTLLNENYVEDDDNMFRFDYSPEFLLWALRPPGWLPQWHCGVRVNSNQKLVGFISAIPAAIHIYDIEKKMVEINFLCVHKKLRSKRVAPVLIREITRRVNLQGIFQAVYTAGVVLPKPVGTCRYWHRSLNPRKLIEVKFSHLSRNMTMQRTMKLYRLPEAPKTQGLRPMTKKDVPVVHRLLREYLSQFNLVPAMNQEEVEHWLLPRENIIDTYLVENDGKVTDFLSFYTLPSTIMNHPVHRSLKAAYSFYNVHTTTPLLDLMSDALILAKSKGFDVFNALDLMENKTFLEKLKFGIGDGNLQYYLYNWKCPSMGSEKVGLVLQ; this comes from the exons ATGGCGGATGAGAATGAGACAGCACCGATGCCGGAGAAAGAAGATGTAGAGGACCACGGACACTGCAGCgactgtgaaaatgaagagCACCACTTTGATGATGG tGACAGGGGTCTGGGTGACGACACTGGtgccaagaagaagaaaaagaagcagaaaaagaagaagaaatctggTGCCACAGAAGCAGTTCAGGACCCCCTTGCCAAG GTGAATTCATTGCCAGCTGACAAGCTACAGGAGATCCAAAAGGCCATTGAACTGTTCTCTGTAGGCCAAGGCCCTGCCAAAACCATGGAGGAGGCAACTCGGAGGAGTTACCAGTTCTGGGACACGCAGCCTGTGCCCAAGCTTG gggagactgtgacatcacatggcTCCATTGAACCTGACAAAGACAACATTCGTGAGGAGCCCTACAGCCTCCCACAGGGCTTCAGCTGGGACACCCTCGACTTGGGGAACCCTGCTGTG CTCAAGGAGCTTTACACGCTTCTCAATGAGAACTATGTGGAAGATGACGACAACATGTTCCGCTTTGACTACTCCCCCGAGTTCCTGCTCTG GGCCCTGCGGCCCCCTGGCTGGCTGCCCCAGTGGCATTGTGGAGTGAGGGTGAACTCCAACCAGAAACTGGTGGGCTTCATCAGTGCCATTCCTGCTGCCATCCATATCTACGACAT AGAAAAGAAGATGGTTGAGATCAATTTCCTCTGCGTCCACAAGAAGCTTCGCTCCAAACGAGTTGCTCCGGTTCTGATACGAGAAATCACCAGAAGGGTCAACCTGCAGGGTATCTTTCAGGCGGTCTACACTGCTGGAGTGGTGCTGCCCAAACCTGTGGGCACATGCAG GTACTGGCATCGCTCTTTGAACCCACGCAAACTCATCGAGGTGAAGTTCTCCCACCTGAGCAGGAACATGACTATGCAGCGCACCATGAAGTTGTACCGCCTGCCTGAG GCTCCTAAGACTCAAGGTCTGCGGCCGATGACCAAGAAGGATGTGCCGGTTGTGCATCGCCTCCTCCGTGAGTACCTGAGCCAATTCAACCTGGTGCCTGCCATGAACCAGGAAGAGGTAGAACACTGGCTGCTGCCCCGGGAGAACATTATCGACACTTACCTGGTGGAG AACGATGGAAAAGTGACTGATTTCCTGAGTTTCTACACACTGCCCTCTACCATTATGAACCACCCTGTGCACCGCAGCCTAAAAGCAGCATACTCCTTCTACAACGTGCACACCACCACCCCCTTGCTCGACCTGATGTCCGATGCCCTCATCCTGGCTAAATCG AAAGGGTTTGATGTCTTCAATGCACTGGATCTAATGGAAAACAAGACTTTCTTGGAGAAGCTCAAGTTCGGCATTGGTGATGGGAATCTACAGTATTATCTGTACAATTGGAAGTGTCCCAGCATGGGATCAGAAAAG GTTGGTTTGGTGCTGCAGTGA